AAAAATGAATTCCCTTAAAATATGTATCGTATACCTACTTGCGCCTGCCATCTGGAAATCAAATCAAAATTGTCCACAAATGTCGAGGTTTGGGAAGGGTCAAAACTATACACAGGAGTAGGATTTTCCTGGGAAAAGTCCACGGATACCCCTACCGGCTGTGTGTTTCTTTCAATTTGAACAACACCCCAATTGGAATTAAGCAAATTGCCAAAGTTCAAAATATCCAAACTTAACTGTAACGTATTTTGATTATCCCCTATGGCCTTAAAATTAAGGTCTTGAAGAATTTTCACGTCCCATCTTCCTGTCCATGGCCTCTTTAAATCATTTCTGCCCGTAAAACTACCCCGCCTGGCACTAAGGTAATCGTCCTGTTGGATGAAGACCTCAAAGGCATCCCGTTGTTCTTGTATTGAGGGATTTCCAGGGAATTGTGGCGCAACAAAATTAAGTTGCTGAACTTCTGCCGTAGTTGGCACATAAAGCAAATCGTTGGTAAAAGAACCATCATTATTGATATCCCCGGAATAGGTATACGAGAAACGTTGACCGGAGGCATATTCAAAAAACGCACCGATGGAGGTCGCCCACTTCCCTTTGCCATAGCTCCATTGTTTGTTCAACTGCCCTATAATACGGTGTGTATTGCCAAACAGACTGGGGGCCAAGGGGGCTCGATTGGCATTTCCCACAACGGGATTTAAATCAAACAGGTCACTGGAAATCTCGGCGGACATGGAATTCACATCAAATGCTTCCAAGAAATTATACGCCACCATGGCATAAAGGTTGTTCTGAAACTGCTTTTGAAGTTTAAAACTCCAGTTAAAGGAGCGTCCTTCATCAATATTGGAAATGACATAGGCGTTTGTGGCCCCACCAAATATTTGAGCTCGGTCTTCAAGTTGGTAAATGGGGCGGGAATCTGGGCCGGTTAGTCTTCCGGTGGGTGTTCCCAGTCCAAAATTATAGGTTGTTGCGGCATTCAAATCCCTGGTGAAAATGATGTCCGTGGTGGCAACAATTCCATTATCGAACTTATAATCGATACCCAAGTTAGATCGCCAAACTTGTGGGAATTGGAAATTTGGATTGGTAGGTGTGTAAAAGAAGAAGTCCGTATTTTGAACTTGGTTCCCTACCCATACAAACGGAAACCTTCCGGAAAAAACTCCGGTACCACCTCGAATTTGAAAACTTTGATCATCGCGGACGTCCCAGTTAAATCCAAGACGTGGGGACCAAAGAATGGAATTGTCCGGTAAATCAAAGCTATCGAGAAGGATAGGTTCCCCGTTTTCATCAAAATATTGGATATCCGGAGCGTAGGTACCCCCTGCCGACAGGAGCCCACCCTTTCAATCAATATTTTCATCAATCAAATCACGGGTATTAAAATAGAGTGGTTTATCGGCCCTAAGACCGTAGGTAAGTTTAAAATTATCCGTGATGTCCCATTCATCCTGTACGTAAAATGCCAATTGGCCCACACTGGTCTCTGCCAAGTTCCATCCGCCCGGTGCCCCTATGGGCAATTGATTGTTTGCATTGAATGTGGTCTCGGCATCTTGAATCAAATTATCAATTAGACCTCCAGGTTGGGCATTATCCAAAAACTCCTGTACCGAAGCAAAATCCCTAAAGTCAAGACCAATCGGGAATCCAAAAGTACCTCCATAAGTTCCAAGATTGAATGAATTAAAAAAATCAAACTTCTCATACGAGAAACCTACTGTAACAGTATGATCACCAGAGAAAAAGGTAAGGTTATTGGTCAATTGAAAAACATCCTGTTCCAAACGATTATTAATTGAAAAAGGTTCATGGCCTGCAATAATGGCCCTTACCCCTTCTTGTTCAATCTGAATGGAAGGAGCTGGGGACGAGAATGGGTTTCTAAAATCATTAAAACTGGTATAGCCTATCTGCAACTTATTGACGGCCGTGCCATCACCCAAGGTGGAATTCAATTCTGCCAAAAATGAATTGATCTCGTTATTGATCTGGTATCCGCTATTGGCGAACTGTAAGGTTGTGGCATCAGGACCGCGACGGCCAATGGCCAATGGATTCGCATTTAAATCCCGACTGGCATCCAAAAAATTATAGATGAGTGCCAAACGATTATTGTCATTAATGTTCCAATCCAATTTTAAGATGCCTTTGGTGGATTCTGAGCCACGCAGGAAACCCTCAAATGGTCCAGTTTCATATCCTAACCCTGCCAATGCATCCGAAACTAATTGCAAATCACTGGCACTGACGCGGGATACGTTGTTGCCCCCTTGCCCCCTATCGGCAAAAAAATTGGAACCCAAATCCTCCCTGTCGTCAACTTCAAAATTGGCAAAAAAGAAAAGCTTGTTTTTCACTATTGGCCCTCCAATACTGATACCATATTGGGTTTGTGTCAAGTCCGGGACAAAAATATCATCTCCGGAAACCTTACCTCCGGTCAAATCCTGATTTCTGTAGAACCCATAAACCGTTCCCCTAAATTCATTGGTTCCGCTTTTTGTAACCGCATTTACCGCCGCCCCGGTAAAACCGGCCTGCCTAACATCATAAGGGGCCAGGGATACTTGAACCTGATCTATGGCATCCAGGGAAATGGGCTGTGCATTGGACTGGCCGCCAGGAGTTGGGGCGTCCAGACCAAATGGATTGTTAAAAATGGAGCCATCCAACGAAAAGTTATTAAACTGGTTGTTCCTCCCCCCAAAGGAAATCCCATCGGAAGATGCCGTCGGTTCCAAACGGGTGAAATCTGCCTGGGAACGACTAATGGTGGGTAATCTTCTTAGTTCGCGGTCCCCCAAATTGGTTTCCGAACCCGTCCTATCACTGCCAAAAGTCCCACTTCTGTCCGAAATTACCACCACTTCGTCCAACTGTTGGCTCTCGGAAACCAGTCGCGCATCCAAATTAAAGGTCTTGCCCAGGGCAAGGAATATGCCCGTTTCCTTTTGTTCCTTAAAACCCACATAGGAAATCGTAATCTCATAGGGACCACCAACCCTAAGGTTTAAAAGGGTAAATCTTCCATCCTCATTGGTTATGGCGCCGTACCTGGTTCCGGTAGGGGTATGTACCGCTATGACATTGGCACCTAAAAGGGGGACATTTTGGTCATCCAAGACCGTACCCCGAATATTTGAGGTGGTCACCTGCGAATAGGAAAAAACCATGGAACTGCATATGGCAATTCCCAAGAGTAAAAATCTTTTCATAATGTTCTCTGTTAGTTCATGTTAAAGCCAATGCAAACATATCGCAAAAAAAAGAGCTATGAATCCATAGCTCTTAACAATTTATTAACTAAAATGTGGTTTTTTTTCACTTTGCCTCGGCAATCACTTCAAAAGGAAAATCTATAACAACTTCCCTATGCAATCTAATCTTGGCATTATAAGGTCCTGTTCTTTTAATGGTACCTCCCTGGATGGCAATAAACTTCTTGTCAATGCTCTCCCCGGCCTTGGAAATGGCTTCTGCCAAATCTATATTGGTTACTGAACCAAACAGTTTGTCGCCAACACCTACTTTGGCAGGTATCTTAATCTCCATTGCCTTTATGGAATCCGCCACTTTATTGGCATCGTCAATAATCTGTTTCTCCTTGTGGGCCCTTTGCCTCAAATTTTCGGCCAAAACCTTTTTGGCGGATGGCGTAGCCAAGGATGCCATTCCCTGGGGAATTAGAAAGTTTCTGCCATAACCGGGCTTTACGGTGACAATATCATCCTTGAAGCCCAAATCCTGTACGTCTTGTTTTAAAATCAATTCCATTGCTTCAATTCTTTTATTTTAACATATCACCTACATAGGGCATCAAGGCCAGGTGGCGTGCCCTCTTTACTGCTTGCGCGACCTTTCTTTGGTACTTTAAGGAAGTTCCTGTTAGCCTTCTGGGCAACAATTTCCCTTGCTCGTTTACCAATTTCATCAAAAAATCAGGATCCTTATAATCAATGTATTTGATTCCGGATTTTTTGAAACGACAATACTTCTTTTGTTTTGTGGTCTCTATGTTCAATGGGGTCAAATACCTGATTTCCCCATCTTTTTTAGCTTTTGCTTGTTGTTCTATGGATGACATACCCTACGCTTTTACTTTTAGTTTGGTTCTTCTTTTCTCTGCCCATGCAATTGCATGTTTGTCCAACTTAACGGTAAGAAAACGCATAACACGTTCGTCCCTTCTAAACTCAACTTCATAAGGATTAATCACTTCTCCTGATGATGTAAACTCAAACAAGTGGTAAAACCCACTTTTTTTGTTCTGGATCGGATAGGCCAATTTTTTAAGCCCCCAATCTTCCTTGGCCACCATTTTGGCGCCATTCTTAACCAAGAAATCCTCGAACTTCTTGACTGTTTCCTCTATCTGAGTTTCAGATAGAACGGGATTCAAAATGAAAACAGTTTCGTAATGGTTCATAAATCTATTTTTTTAAAGGAGCGCAAAAGTAATCATATTTCACTCCGTTCACAAGAAAAATGATAATTGTTCGTTAACCTTTTAGGAAGTTATTAACAACTAAAATCAAAAACAAACCTACATCGTGCATAATACCAAATACACAACAGAATAGGCCATGTTTACATCTTTTGTTGCTGTTTATCGAGTTTATTATGTAATTTGCCGATGATTTAACCCCACAAATCACCCCATTTATGAAACTAAAAAGTATAATTGTAGACGATTCTTCTATGCAGCGTATGGCGGTAGCTAAGTTAGTCAACAATCACCCACATCTTGCCTTGGTAGCCGAATACAGTAATGCTATAGAAGCCAAAAATGGTTTAAAGAACAATGAGGTAGACCTTATCTTCCTTGATGTTGAAATGCCCATCATCAGCGGTTTTGACCTACTTGAAGCCTTGGAAAATCCACCTCAGGTCATCTTAATTACGGGAAAACCCGACTATGCGCTCAAAGCTTTTGATTATGATGTGACCGATTACCTGCACAAACCCATAACACTTGCAAGATTTGAGGCATCCGTAAAACGTGCTGTTTCAAAGTACGAGCAAATGCATCGTTCCGAAGAGGACGAGGAGCATATTTTTGTAAAAAGCAACCTTAAGAAACGTAAGGTTATCCTTAATGACATCAAATGGATCGAAGCGCTTGGGGATTATATAAAATTGGTTACGGATGAAGCGAATATTGTTATCCTGTCGACCATGAAATCCTTTGAAAAACAACTACCGGCAGAAAAGTTTCTAAGAATTCACAAGTCCTACATTGTGAACCTGGAAAAAATTGAAAAGTTCAATAGTAAAAATGTGGAAGTTGGGGGACGTCAAATTCCTTTAAGTAGGAACAAAAAGACGGAATTGGCAGAGGCTTTGGCCAATGTTTAATCAAATGTGGTCCACGTTATAGACCACCCTAACACTTCTGTAGTTGGAAATGGCATCAAAAGACTGATTTACTCTTTTGATGCTTTTTTTTGTTTTGGCCACAGGCTCCGCAGTAGTGAACTTGATCAAGATATTCTTTAAGTATTGATTTCTTATCCTGGAGATTGCCGGATATTCGGGGCCCAAAACGGTGCACTTTAAAACATTTCGCAAGGAAGTCGCAAACCAATCGGAAGCCTCGTTAAGTTTATTGTAATCACGGTCCTTTAACGTAATCCTTAGGATTTTTGTCCCAGGAGGATATTTAAACTGCTCCCTCTCATACACTTGATCATGAAAAAACTTGGGGTAATCATAACTGGAAACCTGCTGCAGCACTTGATGGTATGGATTATAGGTCTGCACCAGTACGTTTCCCCTCTTTTGTGTCCTCCCCGATCTTCCCGCCACCTGGACCAATAACTGAAAACTACGCTCATGGGCCCTGTAATCGGGAAAATTCAATAGGGAATCCGCATTCATGATGCCGACCAAACCGACATTTCTAAAATCCAATCCCTTGGTAATCATCTGGGTCCCCACCAAAATATCCAACTCCTGTGCCTCAAATGCGTTTATTAGTTTGTCATAGGAATATTTACCACGGGTAGTATCCAAATCCATACGGCCTACCTTGGCATCCGGAAAAAGATGTTTTAATTCTTCTTGAATTTGTTCGGTCCCAAAGCCCTTGGTATCCAATGTGCTGCTACCACAGGCCTGACAACTTTGTAAAATTGGGATGTGAAATCCACAGTAATGGCAGCGCAGCTGCTCCCGATGCTGATGCAGTGTTAAGCTTACATCACAGTTTGGGCATTGAGCGGCATGACCACAGGTAGTGCATTCCAAAATTGGAGCAAAACCCCTTCTGTTTTGAAAAAGGATGATTTGTTCATTTTCTTCAAGTGCTGTTTCCATAGCCTTGAGAAGTCGCTCGGAAAAATGTCCCTTCATCCGTTTTTTCCTGTGCGCTTCCTTAATATCGACCAACTCAATCTCCGGCATCAAAACTTCCCCATAACGTCTTGGAATTTCCGCAATTCCATACTTTCCTTTTTTAACATTGTAATAACTCTCTATACTGGGAGTAGCAGAACCCAATAGACAATTGGCCCCATGGAGGTTGGCCAGAACAATGGCAGCATCCCGGGCATGGTATCTCGGGGCAGGGTCAAATTGTTTGTAGGATTGTTCATGTTCCTCATCAACCACAACCAAACCCAACTTGGAAAAAGGAAGAAACAAAGCGGACCGGGCACCAAGGATTACCTGAGCTTTTTCACTTTGATGCAAAACGTTGTTCCAGACCTCAATACGTTCGTTATAACTATATCTGGAGTGGTATACCGCTATGGTATTCCCAAAATAGGCCTTTAATCGATTGATCAATTGTGTCGTCAATGCGATTTCCGGCAGTAGGTACAACACCTGTTTGCCGCTATCAATGACCTTTTTGATGAGTTTGATATATACTTCGGTCTTACCGGAAGAAGTGACACCGTGTAACAAACATACCCTAGGTTTTTCAAAACTCTCTTGAATATCCCCAATGGCTTTGGTCTGTAACGGGTTAAGTTGAATATCCCTTACCTTGCGCTCCCCTTCTTCATAGACCACCCTATCCGTTTGAAGTTCGTACGCTTCAAAAACCGATTTCTCAATCAACGCTTTGATGACCGATTTGGAGATTCTACTGGTTTTTTCAAAATCCGTTAATCCAACCGGCTTCTTTTGTTGTCCGTAAATGCTGAAGTACGAGAGTACCGCTTGGCTTTGTTTTGGGGCCCGAGTCAACGTTTCCAACAAGTTTTGTAAAGCTGTTTCCGACTCGTATTCTGGATTTAACCGGATATACTTAACGGTCTTTGGTCTGTACTTTTCATGGATCTCCTCTTTTAATCGTACAACCCCTTTCTCCACCAAGCCATTGATCAGGGGAAGTACCCTTTTGCGGTCCGTAATATCCGCTACGTCCTTAATCTGTAAGGAGGATTGGTGACGTAATGCTTCGACAATTAAGAATTCATCATCGGTAAATTCACCTTCCGGCACTTTATCCAATACCTTGGGGAGTATCAATGTTTCACTTTCCAACAATAGGGCGTTGGGGAGTCCTGCCCTCACAACTTCGCCCAGTGTACACATATAATAGTCGGCTATCCATTGCCAAAACTTAATCTGGGTGGGTACCAACACCGGGTGGGAATCCAATATCTCATGAATTTCCTTGGCCTCATAGGCCGTTGGTGGGTTTTGATGGACATGGAAGGCAATGGCCGTATAAATCTTGGATTTTCCAAAAGGGACGGCCACCCGCATACCTTTTTGAAGGGCTGCGGCCTCCTCGGAAGTAATCTTATAGGTAAACGTCCGTTCTATCCGAATGGGTAGGATGACATCCAAGAAATACTGCATAGTTGCTATTGGTCGTTAACCCGCAACCACGTTTGGGTACGATAGAAAAAGGCCAGATATCCCCTGACTTTGAGTCTGTTTTCATTGTCCGGGTCCAACCAAATCTTTCCCCTAACGGTAAGTCCCTTGGTTGGGTCAGTCAACCTCTTACCCTTGTACGCACCATCCTCTTCCTTGGTAAAACCATCAATAATGGGCAATCCCAAGATTGGCCTATCCTTTAACTTACCATCACATTTGATGCATTTGGCATCTTTGCGGTCTTTATTTAATATCTCAATCACCCTTCCAAAAAGCTTTCCCTGTTCACGGGTGATTTCCACCAAGGCTTTTGCCTCACCGGTTTCATCATCAATCGTCTTCCACTTTCCCAGGATGGATTGGGCATTGCCAACATGTGCGCCCAGCATCAAAAAACTAATCAAAAAAACTGTTCTTCCCATTGTTCAATCTTCTATTTACATTTTTCCGCAACGCATGGAGTGTTGCATTCAATTCAAAACCCAATAATAGGATATTGGAATTTAACCAGATGTAGAACATCAAAATTAATAGACCTCCCAAAGCACCATACAGTTCGTTATACCTCGCAAACTTTTCCACATATACCCCAAACAGGTAGGACGTCAATAAGAAAAGGATGGCCGTCACCAAAGCACCAATCGAGAAAAATCTCGCCTTTCTACCCTCAACGGTCCCAAAATAGTACAAAATGGCGGTGGTGAGGTAGGAAAGTAGGAAAAAGAATAAAACCTTGGCCATTTGTAATCCAAAGGCATCGCCTTTCTCTGCATCATAGCCGAACTTTTTGCCAAAATATTCGCTGGTGTATTCCACAATGTAAAATTCAAAATACACAAAGGCCACGGCACCAACTATCAATAAAATACTAAGAAGTAGGCCCACCATCAGGGCATAGGCATATTGCCGAATGAAATTCCTTGTCAATTCAACGTGATAGGAATATTCGAAAGCACTAAAAATGGAATTCACCCCATTGGCCACCAAAAAAATGGAGAGCCCGAATGCGGAGGACAACAATCCTCCATGTTTTTGGTCTTTTATCTGCCGGTATATTTCTTCAAAATAGTCACCGGTAGCAGTGGGTAAAAAGGATTCCAGGAAAAGTAGAAATTGGGTATCAAAATTTTCATTGCCTATACGTACATAGGGAATGACAAAGGGAATCAAGGTTACCAAAAAAATCAATAAGGGAAAAATGGCAAGGAAAACACTAAAGGCAATAGCGCTTGCCCTACTGGAAAGGGCGCCCTGGATAATGCCAATAATATAGATTTCGGAAAGGTTATACGCAGAAAGCCCTTCAAAACCTGGCAGTTTGATCCGTTTCAATAACCTAACCAGCCAATTGATAATGGGTATCTTTTCCAATTTCTCCTCAATCTCCTGGGACATCTAAAACGCTTTAAGGCTCAAGTCCATATTGTATACCGAATGGGTCAACGCACCTGATGAAATATAGTCCACACCGCACTCTGCATATTTTCGGATGGTTTTTTCATTTATTCCGCCAGAGGATTCCGTAAGACATTGATTTCCGATAAGGTCAATGGCCCTTTTGGTATCGGAATAGGTAAAATTATCCAAAAGAATACGGTATACCCCCTGGGATTCCAGTATTTCGGACACCTCATCCAGATTTCGGGCCTCAACAATAATTTTCAGGTCCTTACCCACTTGTCTTAAATAGTTTTTGGTCATAGTTATGGCCTTGGTAATGCCCCCTGCAAAATCAATGTGGTTGTCTTTGAGCATGATCATATCGTACAGTGCAAACCTATGGTTCTCCCCTCCCCCAATTTTAACGGCCCATTTTTCCAAGGCGCGTATTCCCGGGGTAGTCTTACGGGTATCCAAAATCTTGGTTCCCGTTCCTTCCAACAGGTCAACATAAAAAGCCGTCTTGGTGGCAATGGCACTCATTCGCTGCATGGCATTGAGCACCAATCGTTCGGCTTGTAGGATACTTTGGGATTTCCCCTGGACAACAAAGGCAATATCCCCAAACTTCACCCGTTCTCCATCCCCGATCCGTACCTCTACCGCAAGTTCATTATCCACAAAGGCAAAAACCTGTTTCGCAAAATCCACACCGGCCAAAATTCCCTCGTCCTTGACCAAAAGCTTTGCCTTTCCCCGAACGGTTTCTGGGATACAGGCAAGCGAGCTATGATCACCATCACCCACATCTTCCCGAATGGCATTTGAGATGATATATTCCAACTCTTTTTGAAATTGTTCCTGGGAAATCATATGGAAGAAATTTAGGACGAAAATACTAAAAAGCATACCTATCACAGAAGCGTGGAACCGTACTTGTACTACTTTTGGGGGAAATCACGTTTTCAATGACCATAAAAGTGTTTTTTGTAGGTAAAACGGATAGCAAGGAACTTCGTAATCTTTTCCAGGACTATGCCAATCGTTTAAAGCATTACGTAAAACTGGACATCAAGGAATTACCTGACTTGAAAAATACCAAGAACCTTTCTGAAAACGAACAGAAATTGAAGGAGGGTACACGTATCCTGGAACAATTGGAAAATGC
The sequence above is a segment of the Muricauda sp. SCSIO 64092 genome. Coding sequences within it:
- a CDS encoding TonB-dependent receptor encodes the protein MKRFLLLGIAICSSMVFSYSQVTTSNIRGTVLDDQNVPLLGANVIAVHTPTGTRYGAITNEDGRFTLLNLRVGGPYEITISYVGFKEQKETGIFLALGKTFNLDARLVSESQQLDEVVVISDRSGTFGSDRTGSETNLGDRELRRLPTISRSQADFTRLEPTASSDGISFGGRNNQFNNFSLDGSIFNNPFGLDAPTPGGQSNAQPISLDAIDQVQVSLAPYDVRQAGFTGAAVNAVTKSGTNEFRGTVYGFYRNQDLTGGKVSGDDIFVPDLTQTQYGISIGGPIVKNKLFFFANFEVDDREDLGSNFFADRGQGGNNVSRVSASDLQLVSDALAGLGYETGPFEGFLRGSESTKGILKLDWNINDNNRLALIYNFLDASRDLNANPLAIGRRGPDATTLQFANSGYQINNEINSFLAELNSTLGDGTAVNKLQIGYTSFNDFRNPFSSPAPSIQIEQEGVRAIIAGHEPFSINNRLEQDVFQLTNNLTFFSGDHTVTVGFSYEKFDFFNSFNLGTYGGTFGFPIGLDFRDFASVQEFLDNAQPGGLIDNLIQDAETTFNANNQLPIGAPGGWNLAETSVGQLAFYVQDEWDITDNFKLTYGLRADKPLYFNTRDLIDENID
- the rplI gene encoding 50S ribosomal protein L9 yields the protein MELILKQDVQDLGFKDDIVTVKPGYGRNFLIPQGMASLATPSAKKVLAENLRQRAHKEKQIIDDANKVADSIKAMEIKIPAKVGVGDKLFGSVTNIDLAEAISKAGESIDKKFIAIQGGTIKRTGPYNAKIRLHREVVIDFPFEVIAEAK
- the rpsR gene encoding 30S ribosomal protein S18; amino-acid sequence: MSSIEQQAKAKKDGEIRYLTPLNIETTKQKKYCRFKKSGIKYIDYKDPDFLMKLVNEQGKLLPRRLTGTSLKYQRKVAQAVKRARHLALMPYVGDMLK
- the rpsF gene encoding 30S ribosomal protein S6 translates to MNHYETVFILNPVLSETQIEETVKKFEDFLVKNGAKMVAKEDWGLKKLAYPIQNKKSGFYHLFEFTSSGEVINPYEVEFRRDERVMRFLTVKLDKHAIAWAEKRRTKLKVKA
- a CDS encoding LytR/AlgR family response regulator transcription factor is translated as MKLKSIIVDDSSMQRMAVAKLVNNHPHLALVAEYSNAIEAKNGLKNNEVDLIFLDVEMPIISGFDLLEALENPPQVILITGKPDYALKAFDYDVTDYLHKPITLARFEASVKRAVSKYEQMHRSEEDEEHIFVKSNLKKRKVILNDIKWIEALGDYIKLVTDEANIVILSTMKSFEKQLPAEKFLRIHKSYIVNLEKIEKFNSKNVEVGGRQIPLSRNKKTELAEALANV
- the priA gene encoding primosomal protein N'; amino-acid sequence: MQYFLDVILPIRIERTFTYKITSEEAAALQKGMRVAVPFGKSKIYTAIAFHVHQNPPTAYEAKEIHEILDSHPVLVPTQIKFWQWIADYYMCTLGEVVRAGLPNALLLESETLILPKVLDKVPEGEFTDDEFLIVEALRHQSSLQIKDVADITDRKRVLPLINGLVEKGVVRLKEEIHEKYRPKTVKYIRLNPEYESETALQNLLETLTRAPKQSQAVLSYFSIYGQQKKPVGLTDFEKTSRISKSVIKALIEKSVFEAYELQTDRVVYEEGERKVRDIQLNPLQTKAIGDIQESFEKPRVCLLHGVTSSGKTEVYIKLIKKVIDSGKQVLYLLPEIALTTQLINRLKAYFGNTIAVYHSRYSYNERIEVWNNVLHQSEKAQVILGARSALFLPFSKLGLVVVDEEHEQSYKQFDPAPRYHARDAAIVLANLHGANCLLGSATPSIESYYNVKKGKYGIAEIPRRYGEVLMPEIELVDIKEAHRKKRMKGHFSERLLKAMETALEENEQIILFQNRRGFAPILECTTCGHAAQCPNCDVSLTLHQHREQLRCHYCGFHIPILQSCQACGSSTLDTKGFGTEQIQEELKHLFPDAKVGRMDLDTTRGKYSYDKLINAFEAQELDILVGTQMITKGLDFRNVGLVGIMNADSLLNFPDYRAHERSFQLLVQVAGRSGRTQKRGNVLVQTYNPYHQVLQQVSSYDYPKFFHDQVYEREQFKYPPGTKILRITLKDRDYNKLNEASDWFATSLRNVLKCTVLGPEYPAISRIRNQYLKNILIKFTTAEPVAKTKKSIKRVNQSFDAISNYRSVRVVYNVDHI
- a CDS encoding DUF2147 domain-containing protein — its product is MGRTVFLISFLMLGAHVGNAQSILGKWKTIDDETGEAKALVEITREQGKLFGRVIEILNKDRKDAKCIKCDGKLKDRPILGLPIIDGFTKEEDGAYKGKRLTDPTKGLTVRGKIWLDPDNENRLKVRGYLAFFYRTQTWLRVNDQ
- a CDS encoding YihY/virulence factor BrkB family protein; the protein is MSQEIEEKLEKIPIINWLVRLLKRIKLPGFEGLSAYNLSEIYIIGIIQGALSSRASAIAFSVFLAIFPLLIFLVTLIPFVIPYVRIGNENFDTQFLLFLESFLPTATGDYFEEIYRQIKDQKHGGLLSSAFGLSIFLVANGVNSIFSAFEYSYHVELTRNFIRQYAYALMVGLLLSILLIVGAVAFVYFEFYIVEYTSEYFGKKFGYDAEKGDAFGLQMAKVLFFFLLSYLTTAILYYFGTVEGRKARFFSIGALVTAILFLLTSYLFGVYVEKFARYNELYGALGGLLILMFYIWLNSNILLLGFELNATLHALRKNVNRRLNNGKNSFFD
- the nadC gene encoding carboxylating nicotinate-nucleotide diphosphorylase, producing MISQEQFQKELEYIISNAIREDVGDGDHSSLACIPETVRGKAKLLVKDEGILAGVDFAKQVFAFVDNELAVEVRIGDGERVKFGDIAFVVQGKSQSILQAERLVLNAMQRMSAIATKTAFYVDLLEGTGTKILDTRKTTPGIRALEKWAVKIGGGENHRFALYDMIMLKDNHIDFAGGITKAITMTKNYLRQVGKDLKIIVEARNLDEVSEILESQGVYRILLDNFTYSDTKRAIDLIGNQCLTESSGGINEKTIRKYAECGVDYISSGALTHSVYNMDLSLKAF